The Meriones unguiculatus strain TT.TT164.6M chromosome 6, Bangor_MerUng_6.1, whole genome shotgun sequence genomic interval TTTCATATTCAAGAATATGGGAGCAGCTGGGTgtataataccagcacttgggtggctgaggcaggaggattaccatgtCTGGGGCTGACCTGGGCTCCTGAGTGAGATCTTGTAATTTCTTTTACCgtgagctgggggagggaggaagggaagggatgaAAGAATACTGACGGACACTCCTAACAGCAGCAGTTTTGTACCATATGTTTGTTCTTAGAAGCCTGACCTGTTCGAGCCTGAGTTCTCTGACTTCACGCTGTAGTCTCTGTACCCACCATTAGGGAAGGGGTCTCAGTGTCCCCCGGGGGTCAGTACCACTGCTATAGCACAGCTCCTGCCTTGGAGTTAGCTGGAACTAGGAAAACGGGGAGAGTTGCAGCCAGTGGATCTGCAAACAGAGCCAGCTGGGAGAGCTTGGGCAGCTGTAGGGAAGAGACTTAGGTGGATGGAGTTAGGCAAGGGGAAGTTTCCTGGGCCCAGCCTCAGCCAGCTTCACAGGGAACCGTGGAGAGGGAGGCCTGCTTCAGAGCTGGTCCTTGGGGGCCCGGAGGGGGTGTGGGGAGTTCAGTCCTCATTGGCTGCAGTGCAGAGAGAGAAGCCAGTGAGGCCGCAAGAGCTCTGAAGCCGACAGCTGCTAAAGGGAACCCAGAACAGAACGGACAGAGGGGTGAGGAATGAGTTCCTAGCAGCATCCCTAGCTGCCAGGGAGGGATGCCCCCGGTGGGTAGAGGGAAGCTGGGCATTTGAGCAGGAGGAAATCTGAGCTGGGAGTTGTGGGTTCCCTGCTGAACCCACTGGAGCTGTCCCATCCcatggaggctctggcaggggtgTCCAGTTTTCACAGTGTGGTGGGCACATTCAAAGTTCACACCAGAGAACTGCACAATTGAGTTTCTCTCataaaaggaaattttatttgCCTGGTTCAGCTGTTGTCTGGGAAGCTTACCGCCGCCTtctgctaatctaggcctagtcctggaagcttctagcctccgtacagTCTAAccaaggcctagaatgttttcagcctcagagacttactgtttaataagctcaccctttcttgttcttactgagctttgGGCTCACTGGtgcaactcagctgttctggctcaaaatctTCTCTTAGCTGACTGATTctatctggcttctctctcggcctctgaattactctgcttggcctcaaactaactcctgCAATCTGCTCtgatctcctggctccttctcattctctggctcattcagtcttcacctgagttctctctatGCAACCTGTCTagtactgtcccagtaaaactgcttcctctctgcctcattgccccttaaggagcttccctttcctctctctcttaggAGGGGTTGGGTGTATCCTGTTCTGCcaaatctttctttgatttgtcacttttttctGCCACTccattagacatcactttcaaacgtggctgcttccttctacaaactgacTTCACCTTCATTGTTTGTACCACGAGggctggatctaagcttttctgtACCTGTCACTGACAGGTAGCTGAAGACACCGATGATGTGACTACAAATCTTTTCGGGCTTCACCTCAGCCCACTAACATCCTTCTGGTCTGGGGCCCCAGGACCACGTGATCACGCTTGGTCTCATTCTGTGGTCAAGTCTCTCCTCCTTCAGTGCAGAAGCTGCTTGAATTACGGATGAAAACCGTCTCACTTGGTGAATGGGCACTGGAGACCCAAGTGGGCTCAGGGCTTTGCCAACTGACCCGTATTCTCTGCCCAGTCTTTTTTCTCATTAGACTTCCTTTTGTTGCAGCATTTCTTACAGGAGAGGTCAATATTAATGTCTTCCGTCTCTCTCCACctggttattttgagacagggtttctccgtgtagccttggatgGCCTGAGCTCTCcgtgtagccaggctggcctcgaacttacagagctccgcctgcctctgcctcccaagtgctggggttaaaggtctgTGACTGGCACAGGCAGCCCACGTTTTGTTTTCGGGGGCAGGGTTCTCAGTGTGCCTGGATCTCACTAATCGTGCTGGCTAGCTAGCCCTGGCTCTCCACACTGGGATCCGAGGTGTGCGCTGCTCTGCGTGGAATCTGGGGACGGAGCTCAGGTCTGTCCTGGGGTTGCGTGGCAAGCATTACCCTGACTGAGGCACCTCCCCAGTCCCTCACTTTATGCTTCTATCAAACAAACCATCAGTCGACTGTGTTCCGGGGAGGTCCCTTCCCTTCGGTGTCACCACTGTGCAAAAGAGTCTGCTTCAGCCCACTCCACGCCCTCGGTGACTGTTTCCTTTACAGTAAGCCCTCACCCTGGGTAGTGCTCATCGGCAAACCCCTACCTTACCTTCCCGTATGAATTTTAGAATTTCAGTATCTACTCTCCCACCCTCCACACCctccctcaaaaaagaaaaaagaaaagggaaaagccaGCATGCTGGGTCCTGACCCAGGTTCTGTTGAACTGGTTTATCAGATCTGGCGTGAACTCACTTATCAACAAAGCTGTTTTCAGTCGATACCTCccacactgctgctgctgctggaagtGGTCCTTGCTTGTTGCTGACATTTAGGAAATACGGATGCTCTTGCAAGTTAAACTGTTCAACCTGCACCGTCGCTGAACTCACATACTCATTCCAGAACCTTCTTTTGAGGTTCCGTCGGATTTTCTTAGACACGAGCACGTTGCTTATAATAAAGCTGGGCTCTTTCTTTTTCAAGCGTCGTGCCTCGTTCCTGTTTCTTCTCTCACGACAGCTTCAGACAGCTGGTTATGAGCTTGGGAAAGGACATCTTTTCCTTGTCACCTTGACATCGTCCCCTGCCCTGAGGGGAAAGCCTACAGCTTCTCACCACCAGCCGCACCGTTAGCTGTGGGTTGTACTGACCAGATTAAGTTGGTAGCTTAGATCCTAACTTCCCGagggttttgtttgggtttgctTTGCCTTGCTTCTCATCATGAACGGATACTGACATTTTACCACCTGTGTCTTCTGCATCGTTGACCGGAGTGTATGGCCCCTCATGCCTGTTTCTCGGCTGTGTAGGTTCAAGTCATTTGCAACTCCCAGCCCAGCTGTGCATTCCAGAGATGCCGTGTCCCCATTTCTAAAGTGTTGCTGGTCCGGCTGATGTGCGGACATGGCACCGTGGGACAGAACCTCTGCTGACTTCCGGCCGCTCCTTCTGAGATGTCTGCACGCAAACGGACCACGCTGGGCTCAGAAtccatttccttttcctgttctgtgattgactttttttttttttaacttttttaatttcttaacctCTTTCTCAATTCTGCCACGTATTAGGGGAAGTTAACATTCTGCAACCCAGTTGTGaaatggggcggggggggggtaaAGGAAACCTTTGCTCCTCAGTCACGAGGACCTTCCTCAGCTGTCACCCCGAGGGCTGCTGCCTTGTGTAAGGCTCACCTGAGCTGTGCAGTTCTAGGTGAGTAAGGTCCAGCACTGTTGGGGATCGACCTATAGTCAGGCTCTATGGTCTCCCCACTTCCCCCCAGGACTTccaggccagggccagggccacctgtggagactgaaaagccttctttgtcttttttccgCTGAGGCTCTGATAGCCTCAGAGTGACCCTGCTGGCCAGTGAAGGGAGCAAGTGGGGCTAGCCAGGGTCAGCCTTGCCGGGTTATTTTTATTGAGTGGAGCTAAGGGGGTGGGGCCCTCATTGAAGGGAGGCCTTTGTTTCCACAGAACCCACCAGTGAGAACTCAGACACTACACGCACACACAAGGGCCAGGGAGGGCCTCCTTCCACTGTGCCTGGGCGCAGATGACCAGTGCTCAGACTCCAGGCGCACCTTGTCCTCCTGTGAGGGTCCTTTCAGGCTTCCTGCTCCCTAGCAGGCCGGCAGAGGAAGCTGCGACCGAGGTGGGGGGAGGTGGCTAGAGTTGATTTCATTCGTGCTTGGCTTGTGGGAGGATCTGGACTCAATTTGAAACTGTTCTGAGGAATCTGAGTTATCTTAGAAGCAGGGGTGGGGGGTTGCTGTTGTGGCCATTGGCATAGAACCTTTTGTTTGTGTATCCACGGGGCTTCCTGCATCACCATGCAGCCATGAAGGTCTTGATGGGGCCCTAGCTACCCTCCCCACAcgtgtacccacacacacactcttccccGGCTGTTACAGGAATGATTCTCTCATTCCACTACTTGGCAGTCAAATTCGGGTCCTCAAGCTTGGCAATGAGAGCTTTGAGCCTCTAAAACATCTTGCCAGCCCTTCCCTTCAGCTTCACTTGTTCTTCCAGTCTTCAGGCAGCCTCAGACCCCCTCCCCTGGTCCCCTGTGGTCCTCACGCCAGGGATCTCACATGCAGAACAACAGTGGCTTTCCGGCTGTGACCCAGGCCGCAGTCCCGTCGTGCTGCTAGTGTCCTCGCTTGGTCATTTTTCATCCCAGACTAATTTCCCCTCCTCGGGCTAGTGCACGCTTGGCTCGGGGCCACTTCAGTTTTTAATCGGGGCATCCCACAGCCTCATTGTGGGATTCAGAGGGCACACACTTCTGGCACTTGCCGCAGGCTGGATGCCAGGCCTCTTACAGGCACTGACTAGCCTCACAGTCTCTCTGAGGATTTATTTGTCCAAGATAGTGGCCAAAGTACCAGGCACCAGCCATCCCACCATGTGTTCTTTGTCAAGCTTCCTGAGAAATCTCCCCAGCAGAGTAGAAGCCAGCGTGGCCTTTTTTGGTTCCTGCTcgttttaaactttatttatcaTTATCATGTATACACGGGagcgtggtgtgtgtgtatggtgtgtgccCCACAGCGTGGCCTTTTTTGGTTCCTGCTcgttttaaactttatttatcaTTATCATGTATACACGGGagcgtggtgtgtgtgtatggtgtgtgccCCACAGCTCACatcctggaggtcagaagacaagcaCTCGCAGCCAGTTCTTGCTGTGCATTCGTTACTCGGGTCATCAGGCTCGCACGCCAGGTCCATGTCGCCAGCTGGTTGTCTGTTTTTGAGGTGGGGGTCCCAGGCTGCTCCCTGGCTCACTGCGCAGCAGGAGCTGACCTTGAcctccctcctccaccttcccagtgctggactCGGCTTGTACCACCGTGCCTGGTCTATGAGGTGCTGAGCATTGAACCTAGGGCTCTGTGAGAAAGTGCCAACCAAACTACACCCCAGCCACTGCACTGGTTTTttggtgggttggttggttggttagtttggtctTAGTTTGGGCTCACTCTGTAGcactgactggccttgaacttgaagcaatgcttctgcctctgcccatGATGAGATTAAGGGCACAGACCACCATGCTTAACTTCAGAGTAAACTTATGTCCCAAATGACAAAGAGTGCAGCTGGGGATATCACTGGTGCTCAGTGAGTAATTATCAAGTCAGTGTGTTCTTGTTCCCATCCTAAAAGCAAGGGTAGACTGACCTTGAAGCCAAGGCAGTTCTGAAAACAGATTATCAGTTAGCTCTGCTGCGtagcaaataatttttttttcttgagacagggtttctctatgtagccttggctgtcctggactctctttgtagaccaggctggccaagaactcacagagatccgcctgcctctgcctccctgagtgccgagaccacaggcatgcgccactgtgcccagctagtTATAAACCTTAATGACGATCAGTCGAGACCTGCTGCTGGCTGGACAGGGCTCTCAAGGACCAGCCCGGCAAGTCATGAGCCTGAGCTGCTGTGAGTCTCTGGCTCCGGGCAGCCTTCAGTGGGTAGTGCTCACAATCCCAGAGCCTCTTGTCCTATATCCAGCAGGATGGTAGCGTGGGCACAGCTGGGAAAGTAGCTCAATTTGTAGATTATTTACCTAGCATGCAAGAGTCCCAGGTTCCATACATAAGTGTAAACGCACACATGCACGCGCGTGcaaacacacactcaggcacagaCACTGTAGTCTAGCCTACAAGATAGACTAGTTGGTCTAATTAGTGATTCTGTGTGCCTCGGTTTCCCTATATGAAACAAAGGATGACTTCTATCCACCTGGCAGAGTTCTTCAGTGCTTGGATCATGTCCGCCACACCCCAATCAATAATGGCTCACTGTCCGAAACAGCTCTTACTTTCTGCTAACACACGCCctgtctcccccctcccccgcacgCAGAGCCTGTGTTAGATTCCGGCAAACCCTCCCAGCCATTTGCGTGGGAACAGCCTGGACTGTAGCAGTGTATTGACAGGCTTGACAGAGCAACAGCTCAGCTGGCTTCCGGTTTGTGCCCCTCTTCTTGGGTGCCCAACTCGGGCCGAAGTGTGCCAACTTCTCCATGTGTGCCCCAGGTCACCCTGCTGATTGCCTTAATCTGTGTGCAAAGCACCTACTGGACCGACTATGGCGCCTACAAGTTCTTTCAAGTCGTCACCATCTGCGACCTGATAATGATCCTCACTTTTTACCTGGCCCACCTCTTCCGAGTCTACCGCGTGCTCACCTGCATCAGCTGGCCACTGTCGGTAAGGAGGGGCCAGGCCCCACGGTGACTCGTCTGCCTGGTCCACGTCCAGAGCCATGGCTGCTGTTTCACCCTGACTTTCCAGTGCTTGGCAGACATCTCTGCCTACCTCCTGGGGGTTTCTCGAGCCCACACCCGGGGTtaaaaggtggggggaggggtgatcCTTTCAGCATTTATCTGCTGTGTGTGGCGCCTAGGAGGACAAGCCTTGAAGGAAGGTGAGTGCGCCCTGTGGAAAGCTGAATGGTGACACCTGCTGGCTAGAATGCACGGGCAGAGGCTGACCATGTGGCCTgtgcagaccaggatggcctccaactcacagtgcTGGGGGTAAATGTGTGTGCTCCCACACCTGGCAAACACACCTAACTTTGTACTTTGATTTCTAACTTCTACCTGAGCATAAATGCTCTCCATCTATTCTAACAGAGATCTAGTGGATTCCTTAGGACCCACTATGTGCCAAACCACATCACCCACAAATATCAGCTGGTTCATCtctccctggctggtctggatGCCTTTCATCTGATTGCCTTGCCTTATTGTGACGAGTTAGCCAAACAGAGCAGTTACATGTGGACTAGAAATGCAAGAGCGGGTGTCATGCCCTTTTCTGTAATGGCTGAAGGCAAGAATTGCAACTTCCATTTTGAATATGAGGCTGGGTATAAATTTTTATAGATATCCTCCTTCAGATTGAAAATCTAATCTGCtcactgcttttattttattttttaaagtgttagaCCTTGGTAGTTTTTGCTTTTAGCTTTTTGAGGTATTTTGTGGTTGATGATGTTGTatgctctgtttttttgtttttatttttgtatactgAAATAAACCTAGGACCAGAGGAAAAGGTCTACAAATTGACCTCAGGAACCAGGCAGTTCTTAGTGAAAGCTCCGCTCACCCTCACCCTCTGTGCCTCCTTTCTCTCCAGGGAACCTCTTCCTGGCCcagcttcctttccctccctacAGTGAGCTCCTCATTCACACCTTTTCTTTTCTCGCCTTGGCTTCCAGGAATTCCTCCACTATTTAATCGGTACTCTGCTCCTTCTCATCGCCTCCATCGTGGCGGCCTCCAAGAGTTACAACATAAGCGGCCTGGTATCTGGAGCGGTAAGACGTTTTAGCAACCCATTCAGAATGTAGGTACTCCTGTCTTCCAGGCAGGGGTCAGGGAAGGGGTTGATTTGGGAGCCTTTCTTTTTAGAACCTATATTTACCTCAGTCTAGCCAGCTACTGTCTCCAAAGAGCCTGACACTTGGGCTGGTGTCAGAGGGTCCGGGAAGGTGGACTTAAGGGCTGCTGACAACTTAAACAGCTGCAGTATCTGGACCTTTTTCCCTTATAGCCACTGCTTAAAGCAGGGGATGAAGGGGTTCCGGTCCCCATGCCCGCCCTGCCATCTCACTGCAGAGGAGTATTTGGGGGTCTTGTTTGCTTCTAGAAGGAAAGGTTCTATGATCAACTAGTGATGTCTGCTGTGAGTCCTttgtctctcttcttttctttcggGTCTCATTGGGTAGCCCAGAATGCACTactagcccaggttggccttagaCTTACAGAGGCCTTGCTTCTGTgtcctcctgagtactggggttacaggaatGCATCACCCTACCAGATACcttaaaaaagagagacagaactACATGTATCTCAGCTGAGGGCAGCCTCgaacttctgaccctccagcctctgcccccCAGCGCTGAACTTAAAGGGTGTGCTCCCCCCATGCCAAACTCAACAGTGTTCAGACCCAGAAGGGGTGTCCTTATCCCTTTGAGCGGTGAATGATTCATCCGATACTGTGCACAGCTAGCTAGCGGATGCAGAAATACGGCACTCGGTATCCAGGCCACATGCTTTTAAAAGGTGTGTGCATTCTTGTGTTCTGATTTAGGATTTTGCTGACTTTATATCTGAGTGGTATTTAGGCCTGTACAGGTTTGCTACAGGGGAAGaagggtttttttctgtttgttttgaggccTGGTCtcttgtggcccaggctggcccccaactcAGGAAGTAGCCCAGGATGATCTTCAACTTGATTCTGCTGACCAGCATctcaggtgtgtgacaccacatctggcttatGTGGTActgggatggagcccagggctcGGTGCATGCTGGGAACATGCTCTACCTACTGAGCTGAGACTTTTAAGACGGGTGTCAAGGCCTGAGTGAGCTCCACTTACAAATATCAGCAGGACTCCCCAGACCGTAGCCTGTCTTTGGTTTTGCCCCTGGAGTTTCCCTCAGACGGGCTCTCTGCTCTGAAGGACCACACGGTGGGGACCACGCACCACTGCAGAGGGGTGGCCAAGCCCGTGAACAGTGCTGCCCACGCGCCTTCCACAGTGCCCACCATGCTCCTCTGTGTGACCTCTGAGGAGACAGGTGGCTGCCACCTGCAGGTTGGCACCTACCTAATAATAGTGCATGCTGGGAGAAGagtccagggacacacacacacacacacacacacacacacacacacacacacaaaatgtgttTCAGGATACACATGAAAGGGATTCCCACTGGGTTTTATAATCAGGTCACACATAAGCTCTCAGCCCCAGGATCCCTGAGCCTCAGGAGCTAACATTTATCATACTACAGGGAAGCCAGAGAAGTGAAACGAAATGAGGTCCCTGTTCACGAGGAAGTAGCCCTCTAGCTTAGGTGATGAGGGCATGACCCATGTGACAATTAGCAAACAAACAAGGCACTGTGGCCCAGACTAGCATTCTATAGGGATACAATAATAAACTGTTCAATTATGCAGTGCAGACAGTTGGGGACTGGCAGAGAAGTTTTGTGCTAATTGTGCAGAACAGACAATGGGAGGCGAGGCCTGGCTCTAATCGGCTAGTTATGTGGCTCAGACAATCTGTACAGAGAGAGCCAAGGAAAAGGCTCTGGGGGTATGGGCTTCTGGGACAGCCACATACCTAAGCTGGTAGCTGGCCTGAAAATAACACCAGAGCTAACCAGAGCTCTACCTTAGCCTGGCTGCTCCTGGACCACGCCTATCCAATGCCAGCTGCAGCACTAGTGCTAGCGTGGTGAGTTGAGGCCTCTGTGTGGATCTGAGGACGCCCGAGCCACAGTCTAGCAGCGCCTCGGTCCTGAAGCCCACTGCCCAGGGTCAGACCCGTACATGGTCCTGGCGCGCTCCGGGGTCTCAAGCGAAGGAGTGAGCTTCCCGCTCCTCTCTGGTTTAGCTATGAAACTGGAAGGGTGGGGTCGGCCGCCATGCTCACCTTGGGGACTTGTGGGTTCAAGGAGCCAGCCTGAAGGCTGAGAAACCTGACAGGTGTGTAGTTGTTCTTCAGTGGCCACCAGAGTGTGTCACAAGGAGGCCACCAGCCTTACAGGTCCCAAAACAACCAGCGGTGTGGTCACTCGCCTTCACCCAGCTTTGAGAAGCCTGTTAGGTCAAGGTCCACCCTCGTCAAGCCCAGCACTAAATGGACCCTGGGAAGGGTAGGAGCATGGCCCCAACTTATTTTTACTCTGTTATTATTTTAATACATGCAGGTATTAAGCTGAACTCTGAGGCCTCAGCTCTTGGCTATTCCACACCAGTGCCAGCCATAATCAGTCTGCTGGGATGGTCCAACTTTTAAATCCAATTACAATTTACTGTGCCACCCTTCTTTTGGGGGAGAGGgggccttttgtgtgtgtgtgtgacagggtttcactgtgtagccttgactgtcctggaactagcgtTGTAgacaagctggcctggaacttatagagatccgcctgcctctgtctctgagcgctgggattgaaggcgtgtgtCACTGTACCCAGCTCACCTTTCACATTTGTATTGGTCCTGGATCATCAAGGTCCGGTAGTTACCTCAAGGACAAGGTTGGAGACCCAGAGCCCTGGCCTCCAGGCCTGACCAGGGAAGAGCCCTGAGACTGGATCTCTCTGAAACTCCCCTCTGTAACTAGGGACTGGGCAGCTAGGTCACATGGCTCCCAGCTTCCTTCCTAGAACAGAGAAGAGAATCAGAGAGATGGCGCCATGGCTACGAGactcctttcctctcccactGCAGGTCTTCGGGTTCCTGGCCAGCTTCCTCTGCCTGGCAAGCCTGTGGCTGTCCTACAAGATCACCTGCATAACCCAGGCCTCAGGTAAGCCTCGGTCACCAGGGCTAAGGGCACATGAGTGGAAGGCTTGTCCTTGGCTCAGCAGCTGGAAACGTCTTGGTGCCAGAGGCCAGAGTGGAGCAGGAGGGTGGGGCACAGAAGGAAGGGCGACTAAGGACCCTGCCCTCCTATGCACCTCTACATGCCAGGCGATACATCCTGGGATGCATGACCAGacgtggccttgaactcctaatcctcccccacctccctgaTCCACATCCTTAACGGTTTTTATCCCTAAGTTctttggggcaggggtggggattAGCCAGTGTCTacctgtgtagcctaggctggctttgaactcttggcAGACCTCTTACCTCAGTTTCTCAAGTGCTAGGTTTCtaagtgtgcaccaccaggcaAAGCATACTGTGTTTTAGAAACTGATTGCaaaagtgaggggctgggggcgcatgcctgtgatcctgaTAGCgggaagctgaaacaggaagaccctgagttcaaggccatgagACTACACTTTACAATCCTGTCTCAAACCACAAAAACATCCGTAGATTTCAGAAAGCCCACACCCACGTGACTGGTTTGATTAATTCACTCTTTTCTTCAAGCCAgaacttcctccctcccccccctttttaaagattttaattttatgtgatttttaattcacattctgtgtgtgtgaatgtaggtACCCTCAGGGGACAGAAAACAGTGTCTGATGACCTGGAATTAGAGCCTTCgcacagttgtaagccacctggtGCAGGTGCTGGGACCGTAGCTCCGGTCCTCAAGAAGagcggcaagtgctcttaaccaataagtcatctctcccctcttctattttatttatttatttagttattatttgtctgtttttcaagacaaggtttctctgtgtagacttggttgtcctggactcactttgtagaccaggctggcctcgaattcacagagatccgcctgcctctgcctctgcctcccagagtgctgggattacaggtgtacacaaCCGCACCcggcttccttttttcttttttaaaaaacatatttagaGGGCTGGGGTTCTGCTAGTAAAATGCCTGCCATGCAGGTGGGgccaggcagatccctggagcttgatGGCCAGACACCCCAGCCTAACGGGTGAGCCTAGGTTCACTGAGCCACGATGTCTCAAGAAATAAGGGGGAGAACACTTGGCTTCtgatcttttcttcctcctgtgtgcaagtaccacacacacacacacacacacacacacacacacacacacacgaatgtacACACACTATCTGGAGCTCAGAATTGTGGAGCAGAAGCCCAGGGCTCCTGGGTGAGTTTTGTTCCTGACAAAGTGACCTAACTTGCCATTACTCTTTTCAGATGCATCTGCCTGACGAGGCTGGCCATAGCCCCTGTTCCACCCCAAAGGACCTGCAGGATGTATGGTCATCCCAGGAGGACCCCAGGCTTGGCTATGGACTGCTCAGGTGACAAGCCCTGTGCCTTCGCTGGCTTGGCCAGGACGCTGGACTCCGGGGCATCAAACAGCTACAGCCTCCCATAGTCTGCGAcagagaacactcctccattctGGGGCCTTAGCACCACCCGGTACCGAGGACTGCATGGAGCACAGCAGAGAGCTCTGCATCTGCCGCATAGATGTGCCTTTCTTCAGGATCTGCCGCATAGACATGCCTTTCTTCACACCCTTCAGGACCGAGGCCACCTAGAGCACCCCAGAAACAGCAGACCCTAACCACCTGGCCTGTCAATCTGGTCTTGAAGAGTCTGCTCTAGGTGAGGAACCAGCGGAAACACTACGTGGCCATCCTGTTTCTCCTGCCCCCATCTCTGCCTTTGTcactgggtgtgggtgtgggtatggGGGGTGTGCGTGGTTTTTAATAAAACGTCCGCCAGTTGCAGCAGGCTTTCTCATTGGGTGAAATGCCTTGAGTCTGTTGCATGTTCAAATCCCCCTGCTCTTTATGTACACCCTGCTAAAGAGACCCAATTTTACGAGGTGCTGGGATAGAACCCAAGGCTCCATGCACACCAGGCAACCACCCCACCAACTGAGCTCCACGGCTGGCTGCCACTACCCAACTGTAGTCAGCACAGTTCCTGGGCCTGCCTGGGCTCCGGAGGGGGAAACAAGGCAAGGAGAGCCTGCCGATGGCAAGCCTCTG includes:
- the Cmtm7 gene encoding CKLF-like MARVEL transmembrane domain-containing protein 7 isoform X1 — its product is MSHGSGLIRTTCSSGGAPGPGQPSEGLLDPVYPRTYGALLKVAQMVTLLIALICVQSTYWTDYGAYKFFQVVTICDLIMILTFYLAHLFRVYRVLTCISWPLSEFLHYLIGTLLLLIASIVAASKSYNISGLVSGAVRRFSNPFRMSSGSWPASSAWQACGCPTRSPA
- the Cmtm7 gene encoding CKLF-like MARVEL transmembrane domain-containing protein 7 isoform X2, with the translated sequence MSHGSGLIRTTCSSGGAPGPGQPSEGLLDPVYPRTYGALLKVAQMVTLLIALICVQSTYWTDYGAYKFFQVVTICDLIMILTFYLAHLFRVYRVLTCISWPLSEFLHYLIGTLLLLIASIVAASKSYNISGLVSGAVFGFLASFLCLASLWLSYKITCITQASDASA